One Candidatus Bathyarchaeota archaeon DNA window includes the following coding sequences:
- a CDS encoding translation initiation factor IF-5A, which translates to MSRPVDVGSLKEGMYVIIDGEPSRIVTVEKSKPGKHGSAKARIVAIGLFDGVKRSIVSPVDAKIDVPIIDKRSGQVIAVAGDVIQIMDLETFEVFELTEVDEEFKDKLKPSVEVEYWRILGRPKLVRVKS; encoded by the coding sequence ATGAGTAGGCCGGTCGACGTGGGGTCTTTGAAAGAGGGTATGTACGTTATCATAGACGGCGAACCGTCTAGAATCGTCACGGTCGAGAAGTCTAAGCCTGGTAAACACGGAAGCGCTAAGGCCAGGATAGTGGCCATAGGGCTCTTCGACGGGGTTAAGAGGAGCATCGTTTCTCCGGTCGACGCTAAGATAGATGTACCTATAATCGACAAACGTAGCGGCCAGGTCATAGCCGTAGCCGGAGACGTCATTCAGATAATGGACTTAGAGACCTTCGAGGTCTTTGAACTCACGGAGGTCGACGAGGAGTTCAAGGATAAACTGAAGCCTTCGGTCGAGGTTGAGTATTGGAGGATACTAGGCCGACCGAAGCTTGTAAGGGTTAAGAGCTAA